GCTCCCCCTCTGGGCCTCCCCTAAAGTTAACCAACGAGCTAATAGCTCAGTGGTTCCCGTTGACTTAGAAGCTGGGGTCTACCATGCGCAAGCCTATGCCAAAATGGGTGCAGGTTCGAGTATCACTCTTGGCAAAGGTTTAAAACGCTCGACAAAGTGAGATGATACTCTGCCACATGGGCTTTACAGCCATCCGACTATTACAGAGGGTTTGGTCATTGGTGGGTTTCCAAATGAAACACTGGATTTAGGTGTTCCTGCCAATCTACACATTTTGCCTTTATTTACAAAATAAGCTAAAAATAAGGATGTGGTTCAGTTGAACTTGACCCATACCTGTTAACAAAGCCTTTCCATTTCTCCAGCTCCTATCTTTAAAATCGAATTATGTTATTCTGATTTGATGGAAATTTGCAGGTGTTAGCATAAGTGTGGGGGTACTAATGCTTACAGCAGCAACATTTGCAACTTACAAATTAGTCCAAAAAACAAAAGACAATATACGAAAGAAAAGATTTTTCAAACGTAACGGTGGTCTACTCTTAAAGCAGCAAGAATCAGCAGACGAAGGTTTAGTAGATAAAACGACACTTTTTACTGCTAAAGAGTTGGAAAAAGCAACCGACTATTTCAACAAGGACAGAATACTCGGCAGAGGTGGTCAAGGAACAGTTTACAAAGGCATGTTAACTGACGGAAGAATCGTAGCAGTTAAAAAATCAAAGTTAGTTGACGAAAGTCAACTAGAACCATTCATAAACGAGGTTGTCATTCTCTCACAAGTCAACCATCGAAACGTGGTCAAACTTTTGGGATGTTGTTTAGAAACCGAGGTTCCTCTTTTAGTTTCCGAATTCATCTCAAACGGAACGTTGTATGCGCATATTCATGATGATAGTGATGAGTTCCCGCTAACATTAAACACACGGTTACGAATTGCTACGGAGATAGCTGGAGCCATAGCTTATTTACATTCGGCGACTTCGATTCCTATATACCATAGAGACATTAAATCTAGTAATATACTATTGGATGACAAATACTTAGCCAAAGTGTCGGATTTTGGAACTTCAAGATTTGTTTCGATTGATCAAACGCATTTGACTACTTTGGTTAAAGGGACGTTTGGTTACTTAGATCCGGAGTATTTTCAATCAAGCCAGTTTACTGAAAAGAGCGACGTTTATAGTTTTGGGGTTGTTTTGGTTGAACTTTTAACGGGAGAGAAACCGATATCATTCACAAGATTAGATGAACATAGAAGTTTGGCTACACATTTCATGGTGGCTATGGAAGAAGGTCAAGTGATGTCGATTATCGATACGAGAATTGTAAACGAAGGTTATCGGGGTGAGATTATGGCTGTTGCGAACCTAGCGATGCGATGCTTAAATTTGAACGGTAAGAATAGACCTACAATGAAAGAAGTTGCATCCGAGTTAGAAAGCATCAGGACAACTCATGTACCATCTACAGttcaaaaaagttttaaaaaattgTACTATAcagggaaagaagaagaagaactgaTCGATTTATCGTTCGATAATTCAACATCATGAAGGATGATTTAGATAACAATGTTTTGATTtacttaattataaattataattatatattattttttctgCACTTgataattttattataaatataaattttattgtatgtattgtattgtattcctACTAGAGGGGCACATATCCATGAATTTATTATCTACTAGCGTTATATAAAAACCACCTTTTCTGTCAAGGATTTTTGTTTCCGATATTTATCATCATTTGATGTTCTGATTAGTTATatgatattataaatatataatggtACAGATATTATTTTCATGGATTAAAATTATGTTACAAGCGAAACTTAGCCCAGCATGCAAGAACCCATTTCTGTGAAAAAGGTCATCTTTACAGGAAATTGTTGAATACAAACCCAAAAATACCAGCAAGAACCAATTCCTTGAAATTTAGATAACCCCCTTTTATAACAAACAAAACCCATGAAGAATTCAAGTATAAAATTGTCAAACTTTTCAAAAATTAAGAAAATAGCATTAGAAAGTTATTGTGTGTGTGTATTTCTGTAAACTAAATCTGCAACAAAAAGGTTCAAACTTTTGTAACAAGAAAGAACCCGATGCTCAAAACAAAAACCCATCAAGGATCCCGAAAGAAAAATGTCAAAATTTTCATAATACAACAAAGCCCCATTTCACAAACACAACTCTTTGTGAATTGTGATGTGACATTATGTCGAAATTATTAAGCATCAAAAGAGAGGACTAGGGTTACAACTGGAAATAAATTACAACTAATGAGTGACTTCCATTTATAAAACCAAAACTAACAGTATGCTATTGTAAATGATAAAAGGTATTAACACAATTTTATCAAGCGCATCAAAAATCATCTTAGTTCAACGTTCATCTGGCTTTGCACTTGGTCTCTGACGTTCCACTGCATCAATATACAACACATTGTAAGGTTCATATAGCTAATATGAGTTGTGGATTGCAACGCGAAagtaatattttaccaaggattATAAGGATTTACTTTATTTCTTGTGAAGAATATAATATGCCTGTAGCTCGTTTATTTCTTCATCAGTAAGAGAGCGCTCCATGGAACGATATGTGATCCTATAGCAATGACTGGTCATTCCTTTCTTGTTGGTGAAGTTGTCAATCAATACTACCTAAaagatttattatattatattatattatataaaataaagaaaaataataatgTAAAGATAATCAGAAAGAGTTGTAAATGATTTGAAGATAATTTAAAAACGACCAAATGATTTATAGTTTTGTACCTCCTCGGCAAGATCACCAGCAACACCTCTAACAATTTCACAAAGATTGTTTTCAGTGAACGAATCGTTGATCCAGAAACTCATGTCTTTGTAACAAGGTGGATACTgcaaataatatacataatatacatattattaaaACATACCAACTATTATTTGATCAAGACAACAGTATGCTGATTTTACCTTCGAAAATGGCTTGAATTTTATACCAAGTTGACCTTTGGTAAACTGCATTAGTGAGAGAAGATCATCAAAATTATATTAGCTTCAAGAACTAGAAAAAAAAATCGTCCATCTCTTTATATTTAAAAAATGAAAATAGTTTCACTATTCATTTCATCCAAAAGTAATAAATTACTTGAGAAGTGAAGCGCTTATCAGTAGACCAAAAAAGTCTGATATCTGGGATGTCAAATAGGACCATTGCTAAACGTTCCAACCCAAGTCCAAACGCCCAAGCCACATTATCGGTCTTCCCACTTCGTTTTAATATTTCTTGTTCCATCACTCCGCAACCAAGTACCTCCAACCACTTCTCCTGAACAATTCGATCGATATGGGTTACGTAAAAATATCTAAGGGAATAAAAGGTAGTAATTTGGTTCAAATATGTTGAACATGCCGTTATTCACCTGAAGTATATTTCGAAAGCCTAAAAACTCCTAAATTCCTCAAAACTAGAGTTATTATTCTTCACACAACATAATTATGCAGTTGTAATTGATAgtctaattataattatcaattATAATTACTCAAAAATTGAAATAACCTTACAACAGAGATAATAAATCAAGAAATAACCTTACCTGGAAAAATATTTCGAGTTCAAAAGATGGATTTGTAAATGGAAAATAAGAGTCAACCCAACGCATTTCAACCGCACCTGAATATTTCCAATGGATATTAAGCACTAAATTCTATTTAATTCATTGCTcagaagtaatatattatatacaaATACATTGTATTACTTCTAGCTCAACTTAACAAATAGTATTAATATACAAATTCTGAATCATTACACGATGATTGATTATGAAATATCGCTTTTAAACGATAACATCAATCTCTTACCAAATAAGTGACGTGCCAAACCCTCGAGGCATGCTTTTAGATCCTGTGCAGCATATAAAGTGCCATCGATGCCAGAACCGTTCCAATCACTTGGATTGAAGACTCTAACTCCTTCCATCTACACATTCACATATACATATTCACGAAGCATACATGAAATGCATAACTTGGGGTCTGTTAGAATATTTGAAACTCAGTAATGCAATTTAAACAATTGGAATATAATAATTCGATAATCAGTTGAATTAAGCTAGGTATAGGTAAGTTTACATTTTTCTCTGTGGGCAGTTTTGGCCCTAAACAGGAAGATTGCAATAACTATGGCTTAATTTAAACACCTGAAACTAGAGCTCGGAATTGATCCAAAACATTAATTACAAATGGGTCAAATTGGTAGATTGATTGATTTCTGGCTACgagagttgactaattttgaccaaGTATTGACCGATCTTCCGAGTAATCCCGAGCTTTGGCCGAATTTTGACTGGttttccgagtaatcccgagttttggccgAATTTTGAACCATGTTGACCGAGTTTGGCCAAATTTGACCGAGGGTTGCAAATCGCCGAGTAATTCCGAGCTATGCAACACTATCATTAAGTAAATATAAACAGGCCGGAGGTTGCAAAACATTCTAATGTGAACTCAAATTGTTATAATGACTTAAATCATTGTTAATGTTTAAAACAAACAGTCTTTagataatatcattttttttaaccATATCCATATATAAGTGGTTACCGCCCTTTTCTGGGTGTCCGAGACATCTCGAGTTCGAGCCTCAAATGGGGATTTTCATAATGCAATTTGCTTTTGCAATTGGTTATGAAGTCCTCAGGGGTTCTTGCAAATGGTGGGTTCTGCCCATATCTAGCAAGGGGGGTTTTTCCTTGGGTGCAATATCCTAACGTTTCCTCCTAACGAGTGTAGGAAGTGACCATGACCTGTGACTTCCTGGATATGATTGGGTCAGTGACCTAGTGACCTTATtaccgccgttcaaaaaaaaaagttGATATCTTTTTTGTTATCATAAAGAACACAATACTTAATTTCAAGACACAGAAAGCAAAAAAATGTTGGCTGATCAACCTATTCAAATTTGACTTTTGCCTACAATCCCACACCATAAAACTCAGTTAGTTATACAATTATAGTTTGGTTCAGAAACAAAAAAGATACCTGATGGAATACAGGATAATGAGTTGAATCAATGGAGTCTCTACGATAAACATCACCAGTAACAAGAAAATTGGAATAACCCTTTCTTAATAAACCAGCCTGATGCGCACTCGTGTGGCACCTTAACACGGTTTCTGCATCAACGTAGTACGTATCATTGTAACTCCTACTTACATGATCAGCAGGAACCAAGACTTCATCGAAATTCTGCACGAATAAACTTTCCATCAAGGATAACAACTAAACGTAAGAATctcgtatatatttttttttaaatgtagCCTTCTCTTTTTACATATAAGATAATGAACAACTTTCAGTGGTGTTGTACACATGTTTGGTTTATATAAATTCATTCATTGCAATTTACAATGGTGATAACTATTAATTTATTGAGTAGTTTCATGTTGTATTTGGAATTTGGATATGTACGAGTCTTTGTTACATCAATTCCTTTGTTTTGGTTAGGTTTTGTGTGGTTTAGGATTTTTGGCGTTGCAACTTACATAGTTGTAGTGTTTATGGCATAACGTAGTCGTGTATAGGATTGTTTGAgtgtgtttgtttgtttgttttgtcGTAGCTTTTTCTAGCTTGTGTTCAACTTGCGGTGGATATTTGCAGAAAAAGAGAAAAGGTTATAAAAGAAGCTAGCTAAATGTTGTTGTTTACTTGATTTATGAATTATAAAAATAGTttttccctatatatatatatatatatatatatatatatatatatatatatatatatatatatatatatatatatatatatatatatatatatatatatgcttgtaaGAAAGCAAAGAATATTCATTCAAGCA
This genomic window from Rutidosis leptorrhynchoides isolate AG116_Rl617_1_P2 chromosome 2, CSIRO_AGI_Rlap_v1, whole genome shotgun sequence contains:
- the LOC139892063 gene encoding phenylalanine--tRNA ligase, chloroplastic/mitochondrial-like, which gives rise to MAAVAALTSAAHHILHSKSPSSIFLLNNSITPKSKYAFNTFISISSPSTFLRRHKSTQTTAAVASSSSVLEIGGVKITKQDVVKDEPTNNVPDLIFTKLGLQLHRRDDHPLGILKNAIYDYFDTSYNNQFHKFDDLCPIVTTKENFDEVLVPADHVSRSYNDTYYVDAETVLRCHTSAHQAGLLRKGYSNFLVTGDVYRRDSIDSTHYPVFHQMEGVRVFNPSDWNGSGIDGTLYAAQDLKACLEGLARHLFGAVEMRWVDSYFPFTNPSFELEIFFQEKWLEVLGCGVMEQEILKRSGKTDNVAWAFGLGLERLAMVLFDIPDIRLFWSTDKRFTSQFTKGQLGIKFKPFSKYPPCYKDMSFWINDSFTENNLCEIVRGVAGDLAEEVVLIDNFTNKKGMTSHCYRITYRSMERSLTDEEINELQWNVRDQVQSQMNVELR
- the LOC139892062 gene encoding wall-associated receptor kinase-like 1 produces the protein MKFILQLNILILTSLTSSITTLTALYARPGCNDTCGTTTIPYPFGIGSDCYHNEWYAVTCNSSTPYLSAVNSLQIMSLNLDNQTVTVNISMTSDCQNTVRNSSQILSVDLTGSPFLFSQEHNRFTVEGCGNAVILEQGNLLTGCSTICRNESVSNEGNSCYGINCCQTTLPYYLETYSVNVSGLSGLSGRSCGSAFLVDERLYSAVRFAGQSVVVQNSSIPISLRWRLTERDIISGNNCSSIGDKLYLGNGTSVDSFRCSCSPVEEGSPYLRNGCQVVEACASCMGECQLVGGNVTCNPYLHVGSKSSTMGIILGVSISVGVLMLTAATFATYKLVQKTKDNIRKKRFFKRNGGLLLKQQESADEGLVDKTTLFTAKELEKATDYFNKDRILGRGGQGTVYKGMLTDGRIVAVKKSKLVDESQLEPFINEVVILSQVNHRNVVKLLGCCLETEVPLLVSEFISNGTLYAHIHDDSDEFPLTLNTRLRIATEIAGAIAYLHSATSIPIYHRDIKSSNILLDDKYLAKVSDFGTSRFVSIDQTHLTTLVKGTFGYLDPEYFQSSQFTEKSDVYSFGVVLVELLTGEKPISFTRLDEHRSLATHFMVAMEEGQVMSIIDTRIVNEGYRGEIMAVANLAMRCLNLNGKNRPTMKEVASELESIRTTHVPSTVQKSFKKLYYTGKEEEELIDLSFDNSTS